In the Telopea speciosissima isolate NSW1024214 ecotype Mountain lineage chromosome 2, Tspe_v1, whole genome shotgun sequence genome, one interval contains:
- the LOC122650652 gene encoding protein FAR1-RELATED SEQUENCE 5-like, whose protein sequence is MRTNCAVRMRIILLKTEKYECQDFVEEHNHELHVASTTHMMRSQRIISDVHASEIELADNSGIRPKPFFEFMGNQAGGRQILGYTQVDHYNYLRTKHQRDLKYDESGSLLRGVVIFGATLLYDETAESFKWLFETFLESHGKKKHITIFTDQDAAMENAISKVFLETCHGLCTWHLMQNGIKHLGNLMKVENGSWLDRIYGLNHKWTRCYMKNTFTGVNDKRANELKAEFVQEISCQRTLGMCYIKEKDESNTVQKYVVGVLNSAGVGYKVECNPSEFIFECSCKKFESFGILCCHIMKIMERLDIKVILEAYILNRWTRGARKMIVAHINGKEVEEDVNLDFT, encoded by the exons ATGAGAACTAATTGTGCTGTTCGCATGAGAATAATTCTtttgaaaactgaaaaataCGAATGCCAAGATTTTGTTGAGGAGCATAATCATGAGCTTCATGTAGCATCTACCACCCACATGATGCGGTCACAACGGATCATTTCAGATGTACATGCCTCTGAAATTGAGTTGGCTGATAATTCTGGAATTAGACCTAAGCCCTTTTTTGAGTTCATGGGCAACCAGGCAGGTGGGAGACAGATCCTTGGTTATACCCAAGTCGATCATTACAATTATCTCCGTACTAAACATCAGCGTGACTTAAAGTATGATGAATCGGGGAGTTTGCTACG AGGAGTTGTTATATTTGGGGCAACTCTTTTATATGATGAGACAGCTGAATCATTCAAATGGTTGTTTGAGACTTTCTTGGAAAGtcatggaaaaaaaaagcaTATAACAATTTTTACAGATCAAGATGCTGCAATGGAAAATGCAATTTCAAAAGTGTTTCTTGAAACATGTCATGGTCTGTGTACTTGGCATTTGATGCAGAATGGGATTAAGCATCTAGGTAACTTAATGAAG GTTGAAAATGGTTCATGGTTGGATCGTATTTATGGGCTTAACCATAAGTGGACCAGATGTTATATGAAGAATACATTTACAGGAG TGAATGATAAGCGTGCTAATGAATTGAAGGCTGAGTTTGTTCAAGAAATAAGCTGCCAAAGAACGC TTGGTATGTGCTACATAAAAGAGAAAGATGAGAGTAATACTGTCCAAAAGTATGTTGTTGGTGTTCTTAATTCAGCTGGGGTGGGATATAAAGTTGAGTGTAATCCATCTGAGTTTATATTTGAATGTAGCTGTAAGAAATTTGAGTCATTTGGCATCCTATGTTGTCACATTATGAAGATTATGGAAAGATTAGATATCAAGGTTATTCTTGAAGCATACATTTTGAATAGATGGACACGTGGGGCAAGAAAAATGATAGTGGCACATATCAATGGAAAAGAAGTTGAGGAAGATGTTAATTTGGATTTTACATAG